One genomic window of Psychrobacillus sp. INOP01 includes the following:
- a CDS encoding exonuclease domain-containing protein, with protein MAFEPFMQILRGIQGKRTNVGIGDVQSAQQMAFLRNLQKDMKKEDTLKILLDELKFVVFDIETTGFNPEQGDDIISIGAIKMIGSSIQEDEIFYSLIYSEKEIPMDIVGLTGITNEQLKDARFIGDVLIEFLQFAKDCTLVAHHANHERNFMQHASTKLFRTPFKHRIVDTSFLYKIAEPNIQLSSLEDLCKHNDIPIVRRHHALEDAKMTAKLWSIYVEKVKMLGCETLQDVYDQFARI; from the coding sequence ATGGCGTTTGAACCTTTCATGCAAATACTAAGAGGTATTCAAGGAAAACGCACGAATGTTGGCATAGGCGATGTTCAAAGCGCACAACAAATGGCTTTTTTAAGAAACCTGCAAAAAGACATGAAAAAAGAGGATACTTTAAAAATTCTCTTGGATGAGCTAAAATTTGTAGTTTTCGACATTGAAACGACTGGCTTTAACCCAGAGCAAGGGGATGACATTATCTCCATTGGTGCAATAAAAATGATTGGTTCATCCATTCAAGAGGACGAGATTTTCTACTCGCTTATATACTCTGAAAAAGAAATTCCAATGGATATTGTCGGACTAACTGGTATTACAAATGAACAGTTGAAGGATGCAAGATTTATCGGGGATGTACTAATTGAATTTCTTCAATTTGCAAAAGACTGTACACTTGTTGCGCATCATGCAAATCACGAAAGAAATTTTATGCAACATGCAAGTACAAAGCTATTTCGTACACCATTTAAGCATCGCATCGTCGATACGTCCTTTCTATACAAAATTGCTGAGCCAAATATACAACTAAGTTCGTTAGAAGATTTGTGTAAGCATAACGATATCCCAATTGTAAGGCGCCATCATGCATTAGAGGACGCCAAAATGACCGCAAAACTTTGGAGCATCTATGTGGAAAAAGTTAAAATGCTTGGCTGTGAAACGTTACAGGATGTATATGATCAGTTTGCAAGAATCTAA
- a CDS encoding sugar transferase → MEKLDQPPYEQAPIYFYRSFVKRTVDILGSSLLLILLFPFIILFSVILLIFSGRPLFYKQLRAGLYDQPFIIWKFRTMQAEDIESSSHKYEWKDEVPQDFEFTTPQTLYITKLGRIYRKYSIDEIPQLWNVLKGEMSIVGPRPEMIEITKHYSSTQKNRLKVKPGITGYAQVNGRSAITHGEKIAYDLYYVKHCSFLLDLKIVLQTVYIVITGKGAW, encoded by the coding sequence GTGGAAAAATTAGATCAACCGCCTTATGAACAGGCGCCAATTTATTTTTATCGTAGTTTTGTTAAACGAACAGTAGATATATTAGGTAGCAGCTTGTTACTTATTTTGTTATTTCCTTTTATAATACTGTTTTCAGTTATTCTACTGATTTTCTCGGGACGTCCACTTTTTTACAAACAACTAAGGGCAGGCTTGTATGACCAACCATTTATTATTTGGAAGTTTCGAACCATGCAAGCGGAAGATATTGAATCTAGCTCTCACAAATATGAATGGAAAGATGAGGTGCCACAAGATTTTGAATTTACAACACCACAAACTCTATATATCACGAAACTTGGAAGAATATATAGAAAGTATAGTATAGATGAAATTCCCCAGCTTTGGAATGTTTTGAAGGGGGAGATGAGTATAGTAGGACCAAGGCCAGAAATGATTGAAATAACCAAACATTATTCCTCTACTCAAAAAAACCGTTTAAAAGTAAAACCAGGAATAACAGGGTATGCCCAAGTAAATGGCCGTTCCGCAATTACTCACGGAGAAAAAATCGCATACGATTTATATTATGTAAAGCATTGCTCCTTTTTACTAGACCTGAAAATCGTACTTCAGACAGTTTATATAGTGATTACAGGAAAAGGGGCTTGGTAA
- a CDS encoding tyrosine-protein phosphatase — protein sequence MLVDIHNHILPGLDDGAATVEQSLMLIANAAANGIKHIVATPHQDETYKNKSLIVYTKVREMNALLLEKNIPVTLYAGMEILLNESILDNNLLTLANSGKYLLIELPNNHFPPYLFDVLYKLQLKGLIPIIAHPEKNAFLLQNKDKVLEIVARGALLQITAGSVLGKNGRKIKAFSNQLLKEQLVHFIASDAHSLRHRPFLLNKAYEYIESKYSTDLVEYFKENAKHVLKGSEFYVLDTKR from the coding sequence TTGCTAGTAGATATTCATAATCATATTTTACCAGGGTTAGATGATGGTGCTGCAACAGTAGAACAATCATTGATGCTTATAGCGAATGCGGCAGCTAACGGAATAAAACATATTGTAGCAACTCCGCACCAAGACGAAACGTATAAAAATAAATCATTGATTGTATACACGAAGGTAAGGGAAATGAATGCACTATTACTAGAAAAAAATATTCCCGTTACGTTATATGCTGGAATGGAAATATTATTGAATGAAAGTATATTAGATAATAACTTATTAACCCTAGCGAATAGTGGGAAATATCTACTAATTGAATTACCTAATAATCACTTTCCTCCTTATCTATTCGATGTATTATATAAACTTCAATTAAAGGGCTTAATACCAATCATTGCTCATCCAGAAAAGAACGCATTTCTCTTGCAGAACAAAGATAAAGTATTAGAAATTGTAGCAAGAGGAGCACTTTTACAAATTACAGCTGGAAGTGTACTTGGAAAGAATGGAAGGAAAATTAAGGCATTTTCGAACCAGCTTCTAAAAGAACAACTTGTTCACTTTATTGCATCAGATGCGCACAGTTTAAGGCATCGACCTTTTCTATTGAACAAAGCATATGAATATATTGAAAGTAAATATAGTACTGACTTAGTAGAATATTTCAAAGAAAATGCAAAGCATGTTTTAAAAGGTAGCGAGTTTTACGTATTGGATACAAAGAGATAG
- a CDS encoding O-antigen ligase, which yields MAERSNNWISYFLFFTLAVSSFVVIEPSPYDLLIILLLIIGFTFSIYSFSKEMVFPIIILSIFLISNILSLFFIKTIGPSIFFTAITFYLALTWIGIIGLSKRITRIRLQFILHGYLISACLSAIIGILAFLNLIPFSDLFLMYGRAKALFKDPNVFGPFLVMPALFSLSMTERKDMPLKKKMFYYLTFLILIAAVIISFSRAAWGNLFISLFIYLFLFKVNLFKRRIHTVLFIVIAGIPIILFIIQTPLIEDLLVSRLSFQNYDNERFGTQLAAFESGISNPLGIGSGQSENTFKYSPHSLYARVFTENGVIGILSFSFFLIVSTFKALSSYWSSKREDGVFYVVIFASLIGLAFNSFFVDTLHWRHFWLLLALAWIPLNERRNEW from the coding sequence ATGGCTGAGAGAAGTAATAATTGGATATCGTATTTTTTATTTTTTACATTGGCAGTTAGCTCCTTCGTTGTCATCGAACCATCTCCTTATGATCTACTTATTATTCTACTTTTAATAATAGGTTTTACTTTCTCTATCTACAGCTTTTCAAAGGAAATGGTTTTTCCAATAATAATTCTCTCTATATTTTTAATAAGCAATATATTATCTTTATTTTTTATTAAAACTATTGGACCTTCTATTTTCTTTACAGCAATTACATTTTACTTAGCACTAACGTGGATTGGAATAATTGGGCTGAGTAAAAGGATAACTCGAATACGTTTGCAATTTATATTACATGGTTATTTAATATCTGCATGTCTTTCAGCAATTATTGGTATTTTAGCTTTTTTAAATCTCATACCTTTTAGTGATTTATTTTTAATGTATGGAAGAGCCAAAGCACTTTTCAAAGATCCTAATGTTTTTGGTCCATTTTTAGTTATGCCAGCCTTGTTTTCGTTAAGTATGACAGAGCGCAAGGACATGCCATTAAAGAAAAAAATGTTCTACTATCTTACCTTTCTAATATTAATTGCTGCAGTAATTATTAGTTTTTCTAGAGCAGCATGGGGCAACTTGTTTATCTCTCTATTTATCTATCTATTTCTGTTCAAAGTAAATCTATTTAAAAGAAGAATTCATACTGTATTATTTATCGTAATTGCCGGGATTCCGATTATTTTATTTATAATTCAAACTCCTTTAATCGAAGATTTACTCGTATCTCGATTAAGCTTTCAAAATTATGATAATGAGCGATTTGGAACGCAGCTTGCGGCATTTGAAAGTGGAATTTCTAACCCACTCGGAATTGGGTCAGGTCAGTCTGAGAATACCTTTAAATATTCTCCACATAGCCTTTACGCCCGGGTTTTTACAGAGAACGGTGTAATCGGTATTTTATCTTTCAGTTTTTTTCTCATTGTAAGTACGTTTAAAGCACTTTCCAGTTACTGGAGTTCGAAGCGGGAGGATGGCGTTTTTTATGTCGTCATTTTTGCAAGTCTAATAGGTTTAGCATTTAATAGTTTTTTTGTTGATACATTACATTGGAGACATTTTTGGCTGCTACTAGCTTTAGCATGGATTCCATTAAATGAACGAAGAAATGAGTGGTAG
- a CDS encoding polysaccharide biosynthesis tyrosine autokinase, protein MNYSINIKQIFGVIKSYWIRIVVIILFITCTGGAIGLTIPKVYEAEMDILVNYSTTPNTGVSINEIDANLRLIETYKYLLTTNQVLEKVSDSMDNKVSINELKNKITIISNNQSQIMTIQVQDGTAKGAVDLVNMVANVFQEEIKTLMKMENLIILGEASIKNNTKVVNPHSAFYFVISFFLGTFICFVFLIIKETYFTILNLEELTEKHLSLPSMGSIPVIKDQLNRFENSIESFRNIRANIQFQLNEQTIKSVVITSSVAGEGKSFISASLAKTFAMDNKKVVYVDADLRRPVGRKIFNMKKQAGITSFVAGQAKLADIIQLTEFENLSFIGAGPYPPNPAEISSSNEMKILLNQLEKQFDVIIIDSPPLLVADVLSLVDIADGCLLVINGSKTKKDIAKKSLEKLHKVQANVLGTILNRNKFQQDRSTDYY, encoded by the coding sequence ATGAATTATAGTATCAATATTAAGCAAATATTTGGAGTAATAAAAAGTTATTGGATCCGAATAGTAGTGATTATATTGTTCATAACTTGCACTGGAGGAGCCATTGGACTAACAATTCCAAAAGTTTATGAAGCAGAAATGGATATTCTTGTTAATTACTCAACTACTCCAAACACAGGGGTCTCCATCAATGAGATCGATGCGAATTTACGTTTAATTGAAACATATAAATATTTATTAACTACAAACCAAGTATTAGAAAAAGTAAGTGATTCCATGGATAACAAAGTAAGTATAAATGAATTAAAAAATAAAATAACAATAATATCGAATAACCAGTCACAAATCATGACGATTCAAGTACAGGATGGAACAGCGAAGGGTGCAGTTGATTTAGTAAATATGGTTGCGAATGTATTTCAAGAAGAAATTAAGACTTTGATGAAGATGGAAAATTTAATTATCCTCGGGGAAGCTTCAATTAAAAATAATACAAAAGTGGTTAATCCGCATTCTGCGTTTTATTTCGTTATTTCTTTTTTCTTAGGAACATTTATTTGTTTCGTTTTCTTAATAATAAAAGAAACATATTTTACTATTTTAAATCTTGAGGAATTAACAGAAAAGCATCTTAGTTTACCTAGCATGGGTTCAATTCCTGTTATAAAAGACCAATTGAACAGGTTTGAAAATTCGATTGAGTCCTTTCGAAACATACGAGCAAATATACAATTCCAATTAAATGAACAAACAATTAAATCGGTTGTAATTACAAGCTCAGTTGCGGGGGAAGGAAAATCATTCATCAGTGCAAGTTTAGCGAAAACGTTTGCGATGGATAATAAAAAAGTTGTCTATGTTGACGCAGACTTACGTCGACCTGTAGGTAGAAAAATATTTAATATGAAAAAACAAGCAGGGATTACTTCCTTTGTAGCTGGGCAGGCAAAGCTTGCAGATATTATCCAACTTACAGAATTTGAAAACCTGTCATTCATTGGGGCAGGTCCTTATCCTCCGAATCCAGCTGAAATTTCTTCATCCAATGAGATGAAAATATTGCTCAACCAGTTAGAGAAGCAGTTTGATGTCATTATTATTGATAGTCCACCATTATTGGTTGCTGATGTGCTTAGTTTAGTAGATATAGCGGATGGCTGTCTGCTCGTTATCAATGGTAGTAAAACAAAAAAGGATATTGCAAAGAAAAGCTTAGAGAAGCTTCATAAAGTGCAAGCTAATGTATTAGGAACAATTTTAAATCGAAATAAATTTCAACAAGATCGATCAACTGATTATTACTAA
- a CDS encoding ammonium transporter, with product MEDVMYLMNSLWTMIAAILVIFMIGGFILLEAGSTRMKNAGHVAGKTIFTFGLASMVFWAVGYGFIFGGDANFFVGMTDFFYSGEILEGAGLATTVFFVFQLAFAGIAVTIALGGFAERAKLSAYVIFTILFGIIVYPVIAHWVWGGGWLAEHGKQDFAGSTVVHLTGAMAALAATMILKPRIGKFNKDGSANNLAGHNQVYTALGVLILWVGWFGFNAGSTVSVDAAFFGYVALNTTLAAGAGAVAATLISWVVLGKSDIPTILNGALAGLVAITASCAFVDVWASVVIGLIAGVLVFYSARFFEKRKVDDPIYALSVHGAAGVWGTLSTGFFATPELASVGKAGLFYGGGLDQLGVQLMGVVSCGLFAFVVSYAILFIMKKVMGGIRVSEEEELMGLDMSEHGNYGYPEQMILEESKSLN from the coding sequence ATGGAAGATGTAATGTATTTGATGAACAGCTTGTGGACGATGATAGCTGCAATTTTAGTCATATTTATGATCGGTGGATTTATATTATTAGAAGCTGGTTCTACAAGAATGAAAAATGCTGGTCACGTTGCTGGTAAAACAATATTCACATTTGGTCTAGCGTCAATGGTGTTCTGGGCAGTAGGCTATGGGTTTATCTTCGGGGGAGATGCAAATTTCTTCGTAGGAATGACAGACTTTTTCTATAGTGGAGAAATTCTAGAGGGAGCAGGTCTTGCTACAACCGTATTCTTTGTTTTCCAATTAGCATTTGCCGGTATCGCAGTAACCATAGCACTTGGTGGTTTTGCAGAACGTGCAAAATTATCCGCGTATGTTATTTTCACTATTCTTTTTGGAATAATTGTGTACCCAGTAATTGCTCACTGGGTGTGGGGTGGAGGTTGGTTGGCTGAACATGGCAAACAGGATTTTGCAGGCTCAACTGTTGTTCATTTAACTGGTGCAATGGCCGCTCTTGCAGCAACAATGATTCTTAAACCAAGAATTGGGAAATTCAATAAGGACGGCTCAGCAAACAACCTTGCCGGACATAACCAGGTATATACAGCTTTAGGTGTACTAATCCTTTGGGTTGGTTGGTTCGGATTTAACGCTGGTAGTACGGTATCTGTAGATGCAGCATTCTTTGGATATGTTGCTTTAAACACAACGCTTGCTGCTGGAGCGGGAGCTGTTGCGGCCACGTTAATATCATGGGTAGTACTAGGTAAATCAGATATTCCAACGATTTTAAACGGTGCTTTAGCTGGATTGGTTGCTATTACTGCTTCTTGTGCATTCGTAGATGTATGGGCATCTGTTGTCATTGGTTTAATCGCTGGAGTATTAGTATTCTATAGCGCTAGATTTTTTGAAAAGAGAAAAGTGGATGATCCAATTTATGCGCTATCTGTACATGGAGCTGCTGGAGTATGGGGAACATTATCTACTGGTTTCTTCGCAACACCGGAACTTGCATCCGTTGGTAAAGCTGGATTATTTTACGGGGGTGGATTGGATCAATTAGGTGTTCAACTAATGGGAGTTGTGTCCTGTGGTTTATTTGCATTCGTAGTTTCCTATGCTATCCTTTTTATAATGAAAAAAGTAATGGGTGGTATTCGTGTATCGGAAGAAGAGGAACTAATGGGTCTAGATATGAGCGAACACGGCAACTATGGTTATCCTGAACAAATGATTTTAGAAGAATCGAAATCTCTAAATTAA
- a CDS encoding DUF294 nucleotidyltransferase-like domain-containing protein, whose amino-acid sequence METYESIREWKELYITNFLDDIVSLNDFHDQVMLKVLEVATKKMKRVPAPCDFSWFITGSGGRLEQGMISDQDHGIAYEISNDENDLYFEVFGKEISYGLHKVGYPYCEGKVMSSNSRWCKSYDGWNLQLQDWVDDESWESIRYLQIFYDARVLHGKVGFIHQLKSYIHAYQLQHPNLLNLFTANVEHVKNVIGPLGQLLVERHGLYQGSVNLKYSGFLPYVNAIRLLSIREGILETSTLVRMSHLIQIREYAVLLKNTERNFSDLLKYRLSLSKVESYLDTHYLQVEKLTKAEQKDIKRIIKGGIKLHREVIALMKKGVHNGV is encoded by the coding sequence GTGGAAACGTATGAATCTATTCGAGAATGGAAGGAATTATATATTACAAACTTCCTAGATGACATCGTTTCGCTCAATGATTTTCACGATCAGGTAATGCTTAAAGTATTGGAAGTAGCAACTAAAAAGATGAAAAGAGTTCCAGCTCCATGTGATTTTTCTTGGTTCATAACAGGTAGTGGAGGGCGATTAGAACAAGGAATGATCAGTGATCAAGATCATGGAATTGCTTATGAAATATCGAATGATGAAAATGATCTGTATTTTGAGGTGTTTGGAAAGGAAATTTCTTACGGGCTACATAAGGTAGGGTATCCGTATTGCGAAGGTAAAGTGATGAGCTCTAATTCTAGGTGGTGTAAATCCTATGATGGATGGAACCTACAACTCCAAGACTGGGTGGATGATGAAAGCTGGGAGTCGATTCGTTACCTTCAAATCTTTTATGATGCTAGGGTGCTTCATGGAAAGGTGGGATTCATCCATCAGTTGAAATCATACATTCATGCATACCAATTACAACATCCGAATTTACTAAACCTGTTTACTGCTAATGTAGAGCATGTCAAAAATGTAATTGGTCCACTTGGTCAGCTGTTAGTGGAAAGACATGGCTTATATCAAGGATCCGTGAACTTAAAATATTCTGGATTTCTACCATATGTAAATGCCATTCGACTCCTTTCGATAAGAGAGGGAATATTGGAAACTTCAACTTTAGTTCGAATGAGTCATCTAATTCAAATTCGGGAATATGCAGTCTTACTAAAAAATACCGAAAGAAATTTTTCGGATTTATTAAAGTATCGTCTGTCGTTATCTAAGGTTGAGAGCTATTTAGATACGCACTATTTGCAGGTTGAAAAACTGACCAAGGCTGAACAGAAAGATATTAAACGGATTATTAAAGGTGGCATAAAGTTACATCGCGAAGTGATTGCTTTGATGAAAAAAGGTGTGCACAATGGCGTTTGA
- a CDS encoding glycosyltransferase, translating to MNEEMSGRLNILVSVNCTTYNHENFIAEAIESFVNQITDFKYEILIGEDCSTDNTRKIVDHYANLYPDKIRIITSPTNIGARKNSQRLIQNSKGKYIAECEGDDYWTDPNKLQRQVDYMENHPDCTLCFHSAEIIQAPSKRTDRFIRPYVTDQVSPMEDIITGGGGFCPTPSLFYPKNLMENPPHFYETAPIGDYPMQMLLASHGYAYYMDKCMCAYRSGVEGSWTNRMILSSNNREKVTQINSGIINLLNGFNEYSEYRYKNEIAKVQEGLEYELLILQKKRIKNKTIPNYSLMYKVSVHLKVFLRCNYPQLFMKLSSLKTTKYMKKPND from the coding sequence ATGAACGAAGAAATGAGTGGTAGATTGAATATCTTAGTCAGTGTCAACTGTACTACTTACAATCATGAGAATTTTATAGCTGAGGCAATTGAAAGTTTTGTAAATCAAATAACAGACTTTAAATATGAAATTCTAATTGGGGAAGATTGTAGCACTGATAATACTAGAAAAATAGTAGATCACTATGCAAATTTGTATCCAGATAAAATTAGAATAATAACATCTCCAACTAATATAGGTGCAAGAAAAAATTCGCAACGACTTATTCAAAACAGTAAAGGAAAGTATATTGCTGAATGCGAAGGGGATGATTATTGGACAGATCCTAATAAACTGCAGCGGCAAGTAGACTATATGGAGAATCATCCAGATTGTACTTTATGCTTTCATTCTGCTGAAATAATTCAGGCACCGAGTAAAAGAACTGATAGATTTATTAGACCTTATGTTACTGATCAAGTTAGCCCAATGGAGGATATTATTACTGGAGGTGGAGGGTTTTGTCCAACACCATCGTTATTTTATCCTAAAAACTTAATGGAAAATCCACCTCACTTTTATGAAACAGCACCAATAGGTGATTATCCAATGCAGATGTTACTCGCAAGTCACGGGTATGCGTATTATATGGATAAATGCATGTGCGCATATCGAAGTGGTGTAGAGGGATCATGGACAAATCGCATGATTCTTAGCAGTAATAATAGAGAAAAGGTTACTCAAATAAATAGTGGAATTATTAACCTGTTAAACGGCTTTAATGAATACTCGGAATATAGGTATAAAAATGAAATAGCAAAGGTTCAGGAAGGCTTAGAATATGAATTATTAATCCTCCAAAAGAAAAGGATAAAGAATAAAACAATACCTAACTATTCTTTAATGTACAAAGTAAGTGTACATCTTAAAGTATTTCTACGCTGTAATTATCCGCAGTTGTTTATGAAATTATCCAGCTTAAAAACTACTAAATATATGAAAAAACCAAATGATTAA